In the Magnolia sinica isolate HGM2019 chromosome 15, MsV1, whole genome shotgun sequence genome, one interval contains:
- the LOC131228246 gene encoding hydroxymethylglutaryl-CoA lyase, mitochondrial-like, which translates to MITKILACSTRYSFWFCFLYMLLSCVAGTIVPMLEAVMAVVPVEKLAVHFHDTYGQSLSNILVSLLMGISTLDSSVSGLGGCPYAKGASGNVATEDVVYMLHGLGVKTNVDLGKLMSAGDFICKHLGRQSDSKTAIALSRTMANASKL; encoded by the exons ATGATAACTAAGATCTTAGCATGCAGCACCAGATACTCATTCTGGTTTTGTTTTCTTTACATGCTTCTTTCTTGTGTTGCAGGCACCATTGTTCCAATGCTTGAAGCTGTGATGGCTGTTGTCCCTGTTGAGAAGCTTGCTGTACATTTCCATGACACATATGGGCAATCTCTTTCAAATATTCTTGTTTCCCTCCTA ATGGGAATCAGCACCTTGGACTCGTCTGTTTCTGGCCTTGGAGGGTGCCCATATGCCAAGGGTGCCTCTGGCAATGTGGCTACTGAGGACGTTGTGTATATGCTCCATGGGCTCGGTGTAAAGACCAATGTGGATCTTGGCAAGCTCATGTCGGCTGGAGACTTCATCTGCAAGCATTTGGGACGTCAGTCGGATTCAAAAACAGCCATTGCTTTGAGCAGAACTATGGCGAATGCCTCCAAGTTATAA